Proteins encoded together in one Nitrospirae bacterium CG2_30_53_67 window:
- a CDS encoding alcohol dehydrogenase yields the protein MGLAWLHSACGACAFCSRGRENLCEQALFTGYHVHGGYAEYALAPEAFAYAIPDIFSDEEAAPLLCAGIIGYRALRLSEVQSGERLGLYGFGASAHITIQIARHLGCEVYVFSRGKEHLKLAEALGASWTGQAQDTPPVKLNGAIIFAPAGALIPEALRVLEKGGTLALAGITMSRIPELDYRQHLYFEKTIRSVANSTRKDGEEFLRIASQIPVRTNIESFPLNEANQALILLKEGKIRGAGVLSMP from the coding sequence GTGGGCCTGGCCTGGCTCCATTCCGCCTGCGGCGCCTGCGCCTTCTGCAGCAGAGGCCGTGAGAATCTCTGTGAGCAGGCCCTGTTCACAGGTTACCATGTCCATGGAGGGTATGCTGAATATGCCCTGGCGCCGGAAGCGTTCGCCTATGCGATTCCGGATATCTTCTCAGATGAAGAGGCCGCTCCCCTGCTCTGCGCAGGAATCATCGGTTATCGCGCGCTCCGGCTAAGCGAGGTTCAATCCGGCGAGCGCCTGGGCCTGTACGGTTTCGGAGCCTCGGCTCACATCACGATCCAGATTGCGCGCCATCTCGGATGCGAGGTCTATGTCTTCAGCCGGGGCAAGGAACATCTCAAACTGGCTGAAGCGCTCGGCGCTTCATGGACCGGACAGGCGCAGGATACCCCTCCGGTAAAACTGAACGGCGCCATCATCTTTGCGCCGGCAGGGGCGCTGATCCCGGAGGCCCTCCGCGTTCTCGAAAAAGGGGGAACCCTCGCGCTGGCCGGAATCACCATGAGCCGCATCCCGGAACTCGATTATAGACAACATCTCTACTTCGAGAAAACCATCCGGTCCGTGGCCAATAGCACGAGAAAGGATGGAGAGGAATTCTTGAGGATTGCATCGCAGATCCCGGTCCGGACCAACATCGAGAGCTTTCCCTTGAACGAGGCCAATCAGGCGCTGATCCTGCTGAAAGAGGGAAAGATCCGGGGAGCGGGTGTGCTGAGTATGCCTTGA